One genomic region from Paramormyrops kingsleyae isolate MSU_618 chromosome 24, PKINGS_0.4, whole genome shotgun sequence encodes:
- the ankhd1 gene encoding ankyrin repeat and KH domain-containing protein 1 isoform X2: MQNAVAGTAMLTDGFEDEIDSVTPRSPAVGMGVGATPGAGLGGLGIGVGGKKVRLFGEAGGPTADRLDFKLAAAAVLSSGPGSGSDEDEVSEVESFILDQEDLDNPMLKTASELLLSSAADGADLRTVDPETQARLEALLEAAGIGKLSTADGKAFADPEVLRRLTSSVSCALDEAAAALTRMRAENTLNAGQADNRSLAEACSDGDVNAVRKLLDEGRSVNEHTEEGESLLCLACSAGYYELAQVLLAMHANVEDRGIKGDITPLMAAASGGYVDIVKLLLVHNADVNAQSSTGNTALTYACAGGFVDVVKVLLKEGANIEDHNENGHTPLMEAASAGHVEVARVLLEYGAGINTHSNEFKESALTLACYKGHLEMVRFLLEAGADQEHKTDEMHTALMEACMDGHVEVARLLLDSGAQVNMPADSFESPLTLAACGGHVELAALLIERGANLEEVNDEGYTPLMEAAREGHEEMVALLLAQGANINAQTEETQETALTLACCGGFLEVADFLIKTGADIELGCSTPLMEAAQEGHLELVKYLLAAGANVHATTATGDTALTYACENGHTDVADVLLQTGADLEHESEGGRTPLMKAARAGHLCTVQFLISKGANVNRATANNDHTVVSLACAGGHLAVVELLLAHGADPTHRLKDSSTMLIEAAKGGHTSVVSYLLDYPNNILSVPAPDLSQLTPPSHDASQVPRVPFQALAMVVPPQEPDRVPSTVSTPPPVTSKVASKQRSGPLQTGTVTAVAADADTLPPFHAYQPLECIVEETEGKLNELGQRISAIEKAQLQSLELIQGEPLTKDKIEELKRSREEQVQKKKKILKELQKVERQLQLKTQQQFTKEYMEAKGLKEDLALPTQPSGASGVGNPLPLPLASLGSNTDGEGSHEDDDQPVLEEDEEEEEDDDDEDDEDDDEGDEEDDEDESEDFAKLPQVNTILHHPPPPPPQTPLAQCPPPPLQAGFMPIQPLPAQQSTDFSGADYPGSTSPDLQRVLVSQQMLGQQLTGLGPGLLSQAPDGLMVATPAQTLTDTLDDIMMAVSSRVPMLNPATSPSPQPSVPAAGAAVSPPSMLPLYPSVDIDAHTESNHDTALTLACAGGHEELVSVLIARGANIEHRDKKGFTPLILAATAGHVGVVEILLDKGGDIEAQSERTKDTPLSLACSGGRQEVVELLLLRGANKEHRNVSDYTPLSLAASGGYVNIIKILLNAGAEINSRTGSKLGISPLMLAAMNGHVPAVKLLLDMGSDINAQIETNRNTALTLACFQGRAEVVSLLLDRKANVEHRAKTGLTPLMEAASGGYAEVGRVLLDKGADVNAPPVPSSRDTALTIAADKGHYKFCELLINRVAHIDVRNKKGNTPLWLAANGGHFDVVQLLVQAGADVDAADNRKITPLMAAFRKGHVKVVQYLVKEVNQFPSDIECMRYIATIADKELLKKCHQCMETIVKAKDQQAAEANKNASILLKELDLEKSREESKKQALAAKREKRKEKRKKKKEEQKRKLEEEEAKIKEVFSELQDHEKDSAEEADVPIEPPSATTTTTIGIPATSTTFSSAFAKKRPNAVSTPSASRKSKKNRTKDAPSEPIILQDPQVALAQQKADRNKIHGEPRGGGVPSGNSDSDNLDSTDCNSESSGGGGGGKSQELGHPPDPPPSSAAPPSHGQPTLLPEKRQFPPLHSLRDDKVTLSISKPLQKTPDCISDSNPSSAPSSFKTISLPVSSPNSKINLTSPKRSQKREEGWKEVVRRSKKLSVPASVVSRIMGRGGCNITAIQDVTGAHIDVDKQKDKNGERMITIRGGTESTRHAVQLINALIQDPAKELEDLIPRNHIRTPGSNTKISSTFTTSTGATSTTASGAKGLPSVMPSSGVAFQPSSPSASQQGGKLGKSLAPGVRPPFVSLPLAYAHPQLALLAAQTMHQIRHPRLPVAQFGGTFSPSPNTWGPFPVRPVSPGSNNGSPKHNGAGSAPRPGAAQPEYATAASNPGPASASPSTAAPPPACLPNAPTPSTARKQLFSEPKTSSSTIVTSTVSSVGAARASSSPSPLLSAPPASLTPPPPPPPIAPPTQQLPQPKPEPCASSTPGKEKLPLEQPAKPTMGGASEGNVPAGSLAYPPPAPLSTAPPQQEVRQPAPPPLPFVTGAEPTLATVPVGAGMPSSRPTPTVAQTSSTVAHFAAPAPQVSPRMQPPAPFYPLAPGGALPEQPSVFVAPGTSQEGLKQQQQPPPQQQQHGLAAPAMPPPSLQMPSALGVLNGSQMHIHGAKAQLPPSFGPAALFNHFSSIFDGGQVGNSQMWGACHLPTRSAPEQAYSGPPAYMGGMGQMESVLPPPDSSKAPGYRCPTQRIVPSPIGMHPMDPSASSISSSAALTSFATSISGSPVFLQGRQHFSPHPWSASTSCTGRWTERGPQPGCGAAFPPGTAPLTAGPLSVLAPAGESPVPSASSGGSSPLSASTVTPALIQAKAGSSSQQDRKVPQPIGTERLARIRQTGSVNPAMLTTSYTAPVGQGGIWSFGVGSASGVCVGRKEAMSGWSQPLVSSHVLHQQLPEQSAFSQHQPMERDDTGIVAPSNTFHQPMPSSFMDFPKGLPMSMFGGTMIPPHPPMTEGPGGPMYNGLHTADPAWNPILKVMPNSAENSDPQQVWPGTWAPHVGNVHLNHVN; this comes from the exons GTTGAGTCTTTCATACTGGATCAGGAGGACCTTGACAACCCCATGCTGAAGACGGCCTCCGAGCTCCTGCTGTCCAGCGCAGCCGACGGCGCCGACCTGCGCACCGTCGACCCCGAGACGCAGGCCAGGCTGGAGGCCCTGCTGGAGGCCGCCG GCATCGGTAAACTGTCCACCGCGGACGGTAAAGCCTTCGCAGATCCCGAAGTGCTGCGCCGCCTGACGTCGTCGGTGAGCTGTGCGCTGGACGAGGCCGCCGCCGCCCTCACGCGCATGAGGGCCGAGAACACGCTCAACGCCGGCCAGGCCGACAA CCGTAGCTTGGCGGAGGCCTGTTCGGACGGGGACGTCAACGCCGTGAGGAAGTTGCTGGACGAGGGACGCAGCGTCAACGAGCACACGGAGGAGGGCGAGAGCCTGCTGTGCCTGGCCTGTTCCGCCGGCTACTATGAATTGGCACAG GTCCTACTGGCCATGCACGCCAACGTCGAGGACAGGGGGATCAAGGGGGACATCACGCCGCTCATGGCCGCAGCCAGTGGCGGCTACGTCGACATCGTGAAGCTGCTCCTGGTGCACAATGCGGACGTCAACGCCCAGTCCTCCACAG GCAACACAGCACTGACGTACGCATGCGCTGGTGGCTTCGTGGACGTGGTGAAGGTGCTCCTGAAGGAAGGCGCCAACATAGAGGACCACAATGAGAACGGGCACACACCGCTGATGGAGGCAGCGAGCGCTGGTCACGTGGAGGTGGCCCGCGTGCTGCTGGAGTACGGCGCTGGCATCAACACGCACTCCAACGAGTTCAAGGAGAGCGCACTCACGCTGGCCTGCTACAAAG gacaccTGGAGATGGTGCGCTTCTTGCTGGAAGCTGGTGCCGACCAGGAGCACAAGACAGACGAGATGCACACGGCGTTGATGGAGGCTTGTATG GATGGGCATGTGGAGGTGGCGCGCCTGCTCCTGGACAGCGGGGCGCAGGTGAACATGCCGGCAGACTCATTCGAGTCTCCGCTGACGCTGGCAGCCTGCGGGGGCCACGTGGAGCTGGCCGCTCTGCTCATCGAGCGCGGGGCCAACCTGGAGGAGGTCAACGACGAGGGCTACACACCGCTGATGGAGGCGGCCCGCGAAGGCCACGAAGAGATGGTGGCGCTGCTGCTGGCCCAGG GGGCAAATATCAACGCACAGACGGAGGAGACCCAGGAGACGGCGCTGACGCTGGCCTGCTGCGGAGGCTTCCTGGAGGTGGCCGACTTCCTCATCAAGACGGGCGCTGACATCGAGCTGGGCTGCTCCACGCCGCTGATGGAGGCCGCGCAGGAGGGTCACCTCGAGCTTGTCAAGTACCTGCTGGCCGCAG GGGCGAACGTGCATGCCACCACAGCTACAGGAGACACGGCTCTGACGTACGCGTGCGAGAACGGCCACACCGATGTGGCGGATGTGCTGCTGCAGACCGGGGCTGACCTG GAGCATGAATCGGAGGGTGGCCGGACCCCCCTGATGAAGGCAGCCAGGGCGGGACACTTGTGTACCGTCCAGTTCCTCATCAGTAAAG GTGCCAACGTGAACCGTGCCACCGCCAACAATGACCACACGGTGGTGTCGCTGGCCTGCGCGGGGGGCCACCTGGCCGTGGTAGAGCTACTACTGGCCCACGGGGCCGACCCCACCCACAGACTGAAG GACAGCTCCACCATGCTCATCGAAGCTGCTAAGGGCGGCCACACCAGTGTGGTCTCCTACCTCCTCGACTACCCCAACAACATCCTGTCCGTCCCCGCGCCTGACCTGTCCCAGCTCACTCCCCCCTCTCATGATGCATCTCAG GTTCCCCGAGTTCCATTCCAGGCCCTGGCCATGGTGGTCCCCCCACAGGAGCCCGACAGAGTCCCCTCCACCgtcagcacccccccacccgtCACAAGCAAAG TCGCGTCCAAGCAGAGGTCGGGCCCCCTGCAGACGGGCACCGTGACGGCGGTGGCGGCGGACGCGGACACGCTGCCGCCCTTCCACGCCTACCAGCCGCTGGAGTGCATCGTGGAGGAGACGGAGGGCAAGCTCAACGAGCTGGGCCAGCGCATCAGCGCCATCGAGAAGGCCCAGCTGCAGTCGCTGGAGCTCATCCAGGGCGAGCCGCTCACCAAAGACAAGATCGAGGAGCTGAAGAGGAGCCGTGAGGAGCAGGtgcagaagaagaagaagatcctcaaggagctgcagaagGTGGAGCGCCAGCTGCAGCTTAAGACTCAGCAGCAGTTCACCAAAGAGTACATGGAGGCCAAGGGCCTGAAGGAGGACCTGGCGCTTCCTACCCAGCCGTCGGGGGCCTCGGGGGTGGGCAACCCCCTACCCCTGCCTTTGGCGTCGCTGGGCTCCAACACAGACGGTGAAGGCAGCCACGAAGACGACGACCAGCCGGTcctggaggaggacgaggaggaggaggaggatgacgaCGATGAGGATGACGAGGATGACGACGAGGGGGATGAGGAGGATGATGAGGACGAGAGCGAGGATTTCGCCAAACTGCCGCAGGTCAACACCATCCTGCACCATCCTCCACCTCCGCCTCCACAGACTCCCCTAGCCCAGTGTCCCCCGCCCCCTCTACAGGCCGGTTTCATGCCCATCCAGCCTCTGCCCGCACAGCAGTCCACGGACTTCAGCGGTGCTGACTACCCCGGCAGTACCAGCCCTGACCTGCAGAGGGTGCTGGTGAGCCAGCAGATGCTGGGCCAGCAGCTCACAGGACTGGGGCCCGGTCTACTCAGCCAGGCTCCCGACGGCCTCATGGTGGCCACGCCCGCACAGACGCTTACCGACACGCTGGATGACATCATGATGG CCGTGAGCAgcagagtgcccatgctgaaCCCCGCAACCTCGCCCAGCCCCCAGCCTTCAGTGCCTGCTGCCGGCGCTGCCGTCTCGCCCCCCTCCATGTTGCCGCTGTACCCCTCAGTGGACATCGACGCGCAT aCGGAGAGCAACCACGATACAGCGCTGACCCTGGCCTGTGCCGGCGGCCATGAGGAGCTGGTGTCAGTGCTGATTGCACGTGGGGCCAACATCGAGCACCGGGACAAGAAGG GTTTCACACCCCTCATCCTGGCAGCCACAGCCGGACACGTGGGCGTCGTGGAGATCCTCCTGGACAAAGGTGGTGACATCGAGGCCCAGTCTGAGAGAACCAAAGACACGCCTCTCTCACTGGCCTGCTCTGGGGGCCGGCAGGAG GTGGTGGAGTTGCTGCTGCTCCGCGGGGCCAACAAGGAGCACCGCAACGTGTCCGACTACACGCCGCTCAGCTTGGCTGCATCAGGAGGCTACGTCAACATCATCAAGATCCTCCTCAATGCCGGCGCCGAGATCAATTCCAG GACCGGCAGCAAGCTGGGGATCTCGCCGCTGATGCTGGCGGCCATGAACGGCCACGTCCCCGCGGTCAAGCTGCTGTTGGACATGGGCTCGGATATCAACGCGCAGATCGAGACCAACCGTAACACTGCGCTGACCCTGGCCTGCTTCCAGGGCCGCGCCGAGGTGGTCAGCCTGCTGCTGGACCGTAAGGCCAACGTGGAGCACCGTGCCAAG ACTGGACTGACCCCCCTCATGGAGGCGGCGTCGGGGGGCTACGCCGAAGTGGGCCGCGTGCTGCTGGACAAGGGCGCCGACGTGAATGCCCCCCCCGTGCCTTCATCACGGGACACCGCACTCACCATTGCCGCGGACAAGGGCCACTACAAGTTCTGTGAGCTGCTCATCAACAG GGTGGCTCACATAGACGTACGCAACAAGAAGGGCAACACCCCTCTGTGGCTGGCAGCCAATGGCGGCCATTTTGACGTGGTGCAGCTCCTGGTGCAGGCCGGCGCTGATGTTGACGCCGCAGATAACCGCAAGATCACCCCGCTCATGGCGGCTTTCCGCAAG GGTCACGTGAAGGTCGTGCAGTACCTGGTGAAGGAGGTCAACCAGTTTCCCTCTGACATTGAGTGCATGAGATACATTGCCACCATTGCAGATAAG GAGCTTCTGAAGAAGTGTCACCAGTGCATGGAGACCATCGTCAAAGCCAAGGACCAGCAGGCGGCCGAGGCCAACAAGAACGCTAGCATCCTGCTCAAGGAGCTGGACCTGGAGAAG TCCCGTGAGGAGAGCAAGAAGCAGGCTCTGGCAGCCAAGCGGGAGAAGCGTAAGGAGAAgcggaagaagaagaaggaggagcagaagcgaaagctggaggaggaggaggccaaGATCAAGGAGGTGTTTTCGGAACTGCAGGACCACGAGAAGGATTCCGCTGAAG AGGCCGACGTCCCCATCGAGCCGCCCAgtgccaccaccaccaccaccatcggCATTCCCGCGACCTCCACCACCTTCAGCTCAGCCTTCGCTAAGAAGCGGCCCAACGCGGTCAGCACGCCCAGCGCCAGCCGCAAGAGCAAGAAGAACAGGACCAAGGATGCACCCAGCGAGCCCATCATCCTGCAGGACCCCCAGGTGGCGCTGGCACAGCAGAAGGCCGACAGGAACAAGATCCATGGGGAACCCAGGGGCGGCGGAGTGCCCAGCGGAAACAGCGACTCGGATAACCTGGACAGCACCGACTGCAACAGTGAGAGCAGCGGAGGTGGGGGCGGCGGCAAGAGCCAGGAGCTGGGCCACCCGCCTGACCCACCGCCCTCCTccgcagccccccccagccatggGCAGCCCACACTGCTCCCCGAAAAGAGGCAGTTCCCCCCCCTGCACAGCCTGCGCGACGACAAGGTCACCTTGTCCATCTCCAAACCGCTGCAGAA AACGCCAGACTGCATCAGTGACTCAAACCCCAGCTCTGCCCCATCCTCCTTCAAGACCATTTCACTGCCGGTGTCCTCGCCCAACAGCAAGATCAACCTCACCAGCCCCAAAAGGAGCCAGAAGAGAGAGGAGGGCTGGAAGGAGGTGGTCCGGAG GTCCAAGAAGCTCTCTGTGCCGGCGTCGGTGGTGTCGCGGATCATGGGCAGGGGCGGCTGTAACATCACGGCCATCCAGGACGTGACGGGGGCCCACATCGATGTGGATAAGCAGAAGGACAAGAACGGCGAGAGGATGATCACCATCAGGGGCGGAACGGAGTCCACGCGGCACGCCGTGCAGCTCATCAACGCCCTGATCCAGGACCCCGCCAAGGAGCTGGAGGACCTCATCCCCCGTAATCACATCCGCACCCCTGGCAGCAACACCAAGATCAGCTCCACCTTCACCACCTCCACGGGGGCCACCAGCACCACAGCGTCCGGCGCCAAGGGGCTGCCGTCTGTCATGCCATCCTCCGGCGTTGCCTTCCAGCCGTCGTCTCCGTCCGCCTCACAGCAGGGGGGAAAGCTGGGGAAGAGCCTGGCCCCGGGGGTGCGCCCCCCCTTCGTCTCACTCCCACTGGCCTACGCCCACCCTCAGTTGGCTCTGCTGGCTGCGCAGACCATGCACCAGATCCGGCACCCGCGGCTGCCCGTGGCCCAGTTCGGGGGAACCTTCTCCCCATCGCCTAACACCTGGGGCCCCTTCCCCGTGCGACCCGTTAGCCCCGGCAGCAACAACGGCTCCCCGAAACACAATGGTGCGGGCTCTGCCCCCAGACCGGGTGCCGCCCAGCCCGAGTACGCCACGGCCGCCTCCAATCCCGGCCCCGCCTCTGCCTCGCCTTCCACCGCAGCTCCCCCACCAGCCTGCCTCCCCAACGCCCCCACTCCATCCACGGCCAGGAAGCAGCTATTCTCCGAGCCCAAGACGAGCAGCTCCACCATTGTTACCAGTACGGTCAGCAGCGTGGGGGCCGCTCGGGCTTCAAGCTCGCCCTCCCCCCTGCTCTCCGCTCCCCCTGCGTCCCTGACACCgcctccaccccctccccccatagcCCCACCTACGCAGCAGCTCCCGCAGCCCAAACCGGAGCCTTGCGCGTCCTCGACGCCCGGAAAAGAGAAGCTGCCACTGGAGCAGCCAGCCAAGCCCACCATGGGCGGAGCCTCTGAAGGAAATGTTCCTGCTGGCTCACTGGCCTACCCTCCGCCTGCCCCCCTATCCACGGCGCCACCGCAGCAGGAAGTCCGACAGCCGGCTCCACCCCCTCTGCCTTTTGTCACTGGCGCCGAGCCCACTCTGGCCACCGTCCCTGTGGGCGCTGGCATGCCCAGCTCGCGGCCCACCCCCACGGTGGCCCAAACCAGTAGCACCGTAGCTCACTTCGCTGCTCCGGCGCCCCAGGTGTCGCCCCGCATGCAGCCCCCGGCTCCCTTTTACCCACTGGCccctgggggcgctctgccagAGCAGCCGTCAGTGTTCGTGGCCCCCGGCACCTCGCAGGAGGGcctgaagcagcagcagcagccgccCCCCCAACAGCAGCAGCACGGGCTGGCGGCGCCAGCCATGCCACCACCCTCGCTGCAGATGCCCTCCGCCCTCGGCGTGCTCAACGGCTCGCAGATGCACATCCACGGCGCCAAGGCCCAGCTGCCGCCCAGCTTTGGGCCCGCCGCCCTCTTCAACCACTTCAGCAGCATCTTCGACGGCGGACAGGTGGGCAACAGCCAGATGTGGGGGGCGTGCCACCTGCCGACACGCTCCGCGCCCGAGCAGGCCTACAGCGGCCCTCCCGCCTACATGGGGGGCATGGGCCAGATGGAGAGCGTGCTGCCCCCTCCTGACAGCTCCAAGGCGCCGGGGTACCGCTGCCCCACCCAGAGAATCGTTCCCAGCCCCATCG gaatGCACCCCATGGACCCTTCGGCCAGCTCCATCTCCTCCTCCGCTGCGCTGACCAGCTTCGCCACCAGCATCTCCGGCAGCCCGGTGTTCCTGCAGGGTCGGCAGCACTTCTCTCCCCACCCCTGGAGCGCTTCCACTTCCTGTACGGGGCGGTGGACTGAAAGGGGCCCCCAGCCGGGGTGTGGCGCCGCTTTTCCGCCCGGCACCGCCCCCTTAACCGCCGGCCCTCTGTCTGTCCTCGCCCCTGCAGGCGAGTCTCCAGTGCCCTCAGCGTCCTCAGGGGGCTCCTCCCCACTCTCCGCGTCCACGGTGACCCCGGCTTTAATCCAGGCTAAGGCTGGCAGCTCGAGCCAGCAAGACCGCAAGGTGCCCCAACCCATCGGCACAGAGCGGCTGGCCCGTATCCGGCAGACGGGCTCCGTCAACCCGGCCATGCTCACCACCAGCTACACGGCCCCCGTCGGACAGGGGGGCATCTGGTCCTTTGGAGTTGGCAGCGCCtccggtgtgtgtgtgggccgGAAGG AAGCCATGTCGGGCTGGTCGCAGCCGCTCGTCAGCAGCCACGTGCTGCACCAGCAGCTCCCGGAACAGTCGGCCTTCTCGCAGCACCAGCCCATGGAGCGTGACGACACGGGCATCGTGGCCCCTTCTAACACCTTCCACCAGCCCATGCCCAGCAGCTTCATGGACTTCCCCAAG GGGCTGCCGATGTCAATGTTTGGTGGGACGAtgatccccccccaccctcccatgACTGAAGGGCCGGGGGGCCCCATGTACAACGGGCTGCACACTGCAGATCCTGCCTGGAACCCCATCCTTAAGGTCATGCCCAACTCCGCAGAGAACTCCGACCCCCAACAG GTCTGGCCTGGTACTTGGGCCCCACACGTCGGCAACGTGCATCTCAACCACGTCAACTAG